AATCAGATACACAGTTTAGAAGCAGCAGGTTTAAGTGTTGTGATTTTTCAGTGCCATTTACTGCAGTCTACATCAACCTCTTCAGCCTAAATATGTTTACTCACATGCATTAGTGGACAAACCGCCGCGGGGTTTCCCTTGAACGGTAAATTAGTAAAGGCATCTAGCTGATATAATTCAATCTCCATGATGGTCTAGATGTGAAAACGACTCGAAACCGAAAAAGTCTCCAGGGAGGTCGGTGATGGCAGTCGTCCCACTGCTGTCGGTGGACTTTACACCCAGTTGATGTGGTTTACAAAAGTGACACTGAGCTCAGCGTGTCAGGCTTGACAGATTTGGTTGTCAAACCTACATGTTGAGGTCAGGTGAGCCAGGGCTTCTTCCTGTCAgacgaaaaaaaacaaataccagAGGGATCCATGTGTGTTACAATTTACAAATGTCTGATTTAtgcttttacatgtttttggTTTAGTTTATTATTCACAGTGCGCTATGGTATGTGTAGTATTTAAAGTGCTCCACCTGCCTGAATGTCTCCATAATTgtcaataaattaaaaaaaaataataataaaataaaaaatgaacatatcAGGATGTTCCTTATTGGGCATTATTAACTCACACAGcctattaataaaaaaaatcttgagtGTCATTACAAAATAcagatctgtaaaaaaaaatactcatttTAATTGAGACATTATTGATAATGCTTGCCTCgtgttattaatttattattttacgtgtatgtctctttttgtctcccAAGTCTCGCGACAACATACCTGAGCCGGGTTTGCTGGCAGTGACACCTGAGGCTCGGGACAGGAGCAGGAGACCGGGGACAAGAGACAACTGTAAGATCAtgtcatccttttttttttaaatattttttagacGTGTGTCACGGTCGTCTGTCTCCTTTGTGTGGACATGGTTTCGATGCCCGGTGACAGCGGCCGGGCCGTCGGGAATTGaacctgtgtgtctttgtgcgtTTGACCGCTGTCAGTGTCCTACAGCTAGCCGCTAGCCTGCTAGCCGCTAATGCTAtcgagctaacgttagcacgtCTGTCTGACAGGGGGGGAAACGTTAGCATCGAGAGCTAACCCAGGTATCCAGGCATGACCGATATCATGCTGCAAAGTTGTAACTTCACTAAAGAGCGAGGATGTGATGTGTTTGGCAAAAGGTTTAAGCGAGTTGAGAGGAAGTGTTGTTACGTTTGCTAGCAGACACTTTGATGGAAGGAGGAAGTGCCAGTcgttagcttgttttaattGTTATGACAGCTTCtgtaacttttgttttatttgatcgTTAATgaggtttttgttgttcttaCACGCCCGGCTCAGTGTTTTCGTCTCTGGTCACAGTTTTGTTCCTGCAGGCTTCAAAACTTGTTGACAAACCTCAGTGTGAACTTCCTGCAGGATTCATGTTGTGCAATGTTacactgatgatgatgcacATATCAATAGCTGCTTTGTTCATAGTGGTAAATGTTCAAATAGAGTAAATATCATCCAGCAGAGAAGAGCAGTAAGTTACCTAATACAAGACAAGTTTTTAAATAGAGTTTTTAGTGCACAGGTTTCCACACAGCTGATGCTCGGCATTGTTTTGTCCTTAATCTGAGCCCTGGGTGAAGGTCAGGGGAATAAGCACAGCGTTATTTGATGAAGACTGTGTGATGAGCCTATGTCTTATTGGTGTATTATTGACACAGTAATTGaatgtgttgctgctgtgttgtgctCTCCGAGGCAGTGAGGATGTCTTTGAATGAAGAGGGTTATGTGGTTCGGATCAGAGGACTGCCCTGGTCCTGCACACAGGAGGAGGTCGCCAGTTTCTTCTCTGGTGAGCATGCACACATATCTTTACAGCTTCGGGCATGAACGGAGTCAGTAAGACGGAAATAATATCTAGCGTGTTGAAATTGTGATGATGTTTCACAGGCGTTAGTCCCGCTTAGTTAATATAATAGTTCAAATGTAAGTTAACTTTCTGAATTTATATTACGTACAGAAACTAAACTGTCAGAATACATTTCATTAATCGTGGGAGTCAGTCAGTTGTTGCGTCTGCGTCCCTTCAGGACTGCACGCAAACACCATTCTGCTTTATTGTTGCATGTGAGTAAGTGTAATCTAGCTGGTCTCAGTGTCATGTGATTTATGACTCCTTCAGCAATAACGTCTTGTTATCTGCACTCGCACAACCTTTTCTGAGGCGTTGCCTCATTTTAATGATACAAATTTCACATGACTACATCCATTATAGAGCTGTCAGGATCTCAGGCGATCAGATATTGACTGATTCTTTTGTGCCAGGAAATGTCTCTGAGTGTGCAATCCTTTTAATGATTTCCcaatcaatctttttttttattcacagacTGTGACATCATTGGCAAAGTAAACGGAGTGTGTTTCACTTACTCTAAAGAAGGCCGACCCAGCGGAGAGGCATTTATTGAGCTGAAAACGTCAGAGGATTTCAGGAACGCTCTTGCCAAGGACCGTAAATACATGGGACACCGATACATAGAGGGTAAGCGATATAAACAGTCATAGCAGGCCGATGGAACAGTGAGTTTTCTCTGtgttgactttctttttttaacagttgcAGCGTGATATACCATtacagacacaggcagagtgTTGCCATCTCATCCGTTTACTTTGGAGTTGttgttacctgtgtgtttgctgtgctgTAAGAGTTTGTTTGGCTCACTTATATTGATTTCCCTGTACAGATCCCAACTTGTATATGCTTTAAACCAAACTCTAAtaagaaaatgtgtatttttaagtttatttgtCCTTTCAGATCTTGACATGTATGcccatctctctgtgtgtctgaatcAGTGTTCAAGTCAAACCGTAGTGAGATGGACTGGGTGCTGAAACGTAGCGGTCCTGCTGACTATGACAGCTGCAGTGGCTGCATGCTGAGACTTAGAGGCCTTCCTTTTGGCTGCAGCAAGGAGGAGATTGTTCAGTTCTTCTCAGGTACatgaacatttatatttctgtctgatTACTCTGCTAAACTGATATTATTACACCATCTATGTTAATCTGAGGGATAGTTTTTACAGACATGTGGCTCACCGAGCTTTTGACATCACAGAGTAAAGGTGCTGACAGGACTGCAGCTAGATTTGAAATCAGCGAAAGAGCATCTTAGCTTGCAatgcaagaaaaaagaaagtccaACAAATGTTCGCATTGAAATAAGTCTAAGGAAaaagtatttatattattgCAAGTCTAAAGGTGAAACAGCAGtaaactttatatttacagtcCTGTGATGTTAGGAATTGTCATGAAAAATCCAAAGTACTGCCAACTGCACTTTGAACGGTGCTTTCTACTTTGCTGAGCAAAGCAGCAACATAAACATACACTAACATTTGCCAACACTTAACACTATGTTTTCACATATTTCAAACTAGTATTAATCTGACTTCCAGTCAGttaacatgtctgtgtgtcatgGCCCACATGTATGTTTGTTCTTGTAGTATATAGTCTTACTGTGTTTACTAATTTGTCCTTGTTATGAATTGTTAGTTGGCTTCCTTACCATGTTAGTGTTACGTTAACACATTATTTAACATGCTTATGCTATATGACCTTGAAGTCATGCTTCCTAAAGCGGGTTAAAAGATAGGATGGGCTGGGCTGGTATGGCTGAGGGGAGACAGTCCCATGACACTGATCTGGGGTCAGTACTGTCATTCTGCTTACTGGCAGCCTTTATCTAGGATAATCAATACTTAGGAATTATTGGTGTCTAGTGTCACGCACCACTgataaataatcattttgaCAGTGACTTAAATTTGGTTGTAAATTAGAGGAAAATGTTTAGACATCCACTTTAATTTTAGTCCTGCTGACTCCAGGCCAGTATTTGTTTAATTCTGCAGTCGGGCACCTTGTAAAATAAACTGAGTCCTCTGagatgctcctttttttttctttttttaaaatacagtcTAATCAGACACTACAGCTGATATTTATTCGCTGTTATTAATCCTGAAAGCTCCAGTGATGCAGTGGGTGTTGTTCTATCTATTTTATATATCTATCAGTCTACCTACCGAcctatgtatttatgtgtgctTGGGTTGAAGGGTTGAGAATCGTGCCAAATGGGATTACTCTGCCAGTGGACTACCAGGGGAGGAGCACAGGGGAAGCCTTCGTGCAGTTTGCTTCAAAGGAGATAGCAGAAAAGGCTCTGGGGAAACACAAGGAAAGAATAGGGCACAGGTGGGACAGACGGGAAAGGGACGGGCTGGAGTGGGCTGGGCTTCTATTGTAGTATTTAATGGGTGGTCATATTAGAGTAACTGTGGTATTAACGGGATGGGTTCTGTTATGGTTCAATGTAAAACATGGCTTGGTGTGCTAGAATAATTATGATTAAGTGGGTGGGTCATGTAATatttgttaacatgctaatgggaGCGGTTTAATGGGTTCATGTATTGTAATGGTGACATGTTGAATAATGGGATGAAGGTCATgtaatctttaaaataaaagtggtgTGAGTATGTTATGCCATAAACAGTCTTGTTGCTGGTCACCACGACCTGGGAGCTCTATTTAATTGTATTAGAGCAACATTTGGCACTTCTTTTATATCCTTTTTATACATGTATCTTATAGATAATTTACTGTGGAAGAGGGGATTAAGTGTATAGCAGAGGACAGTCAAGGTAGCCTTTACCATTAAAGTATCAAACTTCttaatgtcattaaaatgatCAGTGCAACACCTAAAAGGATTTTCTTTACTGTAAGTAACAAGAGGTGAGGTTGGTGTAGAAGTCCTTTACTGCAGCCGTAAGCCCAGCTAGTGATGAGACTTTGTCAGCTCCAGGTTAAAACTACTTAGACCACTGTTTAAACTatttgtcttctgtgtgtgtttatcttctctctctgtaaataatatctGTGTATGTAACCCAAGCTAAGCCATTTCTACACCTTAACCCTCTCCTCTGCCCACATCCACACCACGGGCCTCTAATATTACAGGTATATAGAGATTTTTAAGAGCAGTCGTAATGAGATCAGGGCCTACTATGAGTTGCCCCGGCGGGGGATGGGAGGCCAGAGACCAGGGCCCTACGATAGACCCGTGATGGGGGGTCCCAGAGGAGGGTTCTTTGGGCCCACACCTGGGCGCGGTGGATCTCTGATGGACACCATGAGGAGTGGAGGGGGATATGGCGGAGGTAAGCAGAGTTTTGTCTTTCTGCATGCAGCAATATTTTCAAAAGTGTAATCAGTCAGTGCCACAGATGGTAGAACAAAACCATGAATCATGCAGAAGTctgtgctctgtttttggttCTATATAGGACAGCAAGGCAGTACTCACTAGTGGTCCGGCACTAAATCACCTCAAACTGAGAGGCAACATGAAAAGACTTAATTATTAACCGCAAATGTtcacaaaacagaagaaatatgcAGTTAATGAACAGTGAACATCATCAACAATCAGTCAGATGCATAAAGAGATCAGACATTGTTTACTCTCCAGCTGTCTTgttatgttttctgtgtgctGAGAGTTTCTTCTCTTGCTCTTCTCTAGGTTACGGTGGTTTTGACAGCTACAATGGTTTCAACAACTACTGCTTTGGCAACGGCATGTTTGATGAGcgagtgagaggagagaggggaggaagaggtaAAGTCCAAATGTAATTTACCCTCTGACATTTAGATGTGCTGagttaatgtttcatgttaATGTTTACCTTTTGATATTGTTGGTATGAATAAATAGGTTATGCAAAGCAATGAAAAATGAAGCCAGGATAAGAAATGTTAAGaatctacagtatattttattatCCGCCTGCcgttttttgtttcattatcaTTAAGTGAATGAAAAGTTGTCAGTAAGTTGATACCAGATTACTAAAGGCTGTACTGGtaatctgtgtatgtgtctgtgtgttttggttcaGGGCTGGGAGGCCATGGTTACAGCAGTCAGAGCGATGGTTGTTCAGGCTTCCACAGTGGCCATTTTGTCCATATGAGGGGTTTACCTTTCCGTGCCACAGAGGGAGACATCGCAAAAGTaagaacgcacacacacattttattattcCTTTTTCTCAAACAGTGGAGATCTAGGcatggtagaaaaaaaaattaaaatcagtTTCCTAAACCAAGGTCTTAAAAAGCCTTAAATATTTTCTCTTGATCACTGTGGTGATGTTAGCTATAAATTGTGTTATTCTTGATTGTGGGGTGTGTATACAAATAAAAGTGGGATTGTGTGCAGGAGGCTGTTCAATCCGTTTTTCTGGAGATTCAGTCGGCAACatgtttttaaccatttttaatttgttgatCCATCATCAGTTTCTTTGCTTCTTATCTACGTCCAAGTTGTGTTGATTTAAttagttatattattattttacaattatatcatataatcattttttttcttcttcctatAGTTCTTCTCTCCTTTGAATCCAATGAGGGTCCACATCGACGTGGCTCCTAACGGCAAGTCGACTGGAGAAGCAGATGTGGAGTTCCGCTCCCATGAAGACGCTGTGGCAGCCATGTCCAAAGACAAGAACCACATGCGTATGTCCTCTCTTTATCCCCTTCAGCTTATCTGTCCTCGTGGTGCTTCTTGTGACAAGTCTTTCATGCTACATAATGCTGTGTTCACGACACTAAACTAAACTTGTTGACTACATTATATCTACAGAAGCAGAATAATGGCACTCATTCATAAGCTGTCAGGCAGGTTTTAATGTTGTAAATCATTAAGGCAGCATAATCCTGCTACAGCATGAAGCCCTTTATGATCCCTATTTATAGAAAATCATAACAGACAGCATGTGACATAATTCAGATAGTTCTTTAACTAGTTGGAAAAGTAACCAGGTTGATTTAAAGTAAATGGCAGAAGAAAGATTCTTCTATAGTAATAATGGATTGATGTTTTCTCCACAGAGCATCGCTATATTGAGCTGTTTCTTAATTCAACAGCCAGTGGAGCAGCTGAAATGAGTGAGtctttattacttattattactaACGCCTTTGTATATTATAATGTAGTAATTTGTACAAATAAATGTATCAGGGCTTGCACTAATCAACCTTGTTGcatgttgttggtgttttgaatgtttgtgtcgTAGAACTTATCTTACACTTTAACTTGTCATCACATTCATCAgttatgttaaattatttaatctTTCCAAAAACCCTTTCAGGTcgcggcagcggcggcggcggcggtggtggtggtggttacTATGGTAATtcaggagggggaggaggctCACGGAGCAGCGGGCTGCGTGGTGCATACTGATGATGTCGTCATCCCACTCTTCCAATCCATCCTGACGTTTGTCTTGCGTCTCTGTCGGCCACATTTACGCGATGACAGTTTCTAAGCAGGAGAGCTGATCTGAAGTCTGTCAACTGTTGTGTAACTTTAAACGTTTTATCTAAacctcacttcacttcactagAACAGACCAGATAAGACAAACATTACGATTACACCATTCCTAAAAGCCTATGAAGAACAATACGGATAATTTTGGAGATTTCTTTTATATTCTTAAAACAATAATTTgtacacaaagtacattttctgtGGTGTTCGGATTACGAGAAATTAAAcaccagtttgttttttcagagttTTAAAGGGCCTTGAAAGGGCAGTAAGTGATTGTGTTGAAGTTTTTACTTTATTGGGATGCACTTTAACTCGTCTCGCAGATGTAAGTCAGTGCAGATGCAGCATGGAGACAGAACGTCATAGGATACAGATAAACAGCTCTGGGACTTAATATATGAAGAAAAATTAATTTTGATTTGGCACTGCTCTGATCTGAGCTTTGAATCTGAATTTGACTTGGATGACATGACAGCAGGAGGAATAGTGAAGCAACAAAACATTACGTTGTTCAGTCTTTTCTAAAATCctttaaagtatttgtttattgttgttttgactaTCGTGATTTCACATGAGCTTTCCTGCTTTGAAGTGTTTGATTAATGTGAgccagtgtgttttttatgaatgttttcacAGTTCAGTGCAGAATTTAAAAGAagttgaatattatattccactcTCAAAGAATGGAAGTAAAATAAAGTCTCTATATTTGAGCTGTAAGATAGCTTATGCAGCTGTTGTACATTTTGCCTAataaattttatatttaattctctttctgtctctctgacatCATTTTTAAGAGGCATTTGTGTCATGGTTGTATAACTGATTTCAGcaggacacagaaaaaaaaagactcaacgGTGCAACAACAGTAAACATCAATGGCGTACATTAAAGAGACAGTAAACATGAAGGACTCTGTAACTTTTAATCAGAAACTGCCACACAGTCAAGGCAACATATTGTTGGAAATGGAGTTAATATTAAACTGGCAGGATTTAGTAAGCTAAAGGGCCACAGTGATTATCAACATTGTGTATATACAACATACGGAGGTACCAACACTGTACAAGTCCCATTGAAAGCTGGGAGATTTACAAGAGCGACACtgtagaaaaacatttcaggccTGGGTGCAGTTcagaaacatttgcatataGTGCTTAACGAAGATGATATGATGAATTGttgagtttttaaatatttgaaatgagaaaaacgCCTCTCGAACTGAACCCAGGCCCGTCTTATCTTTTCATGGGAATGAATACTTCTTGAAAAATCGCAGGTTGTAAACTTTGTATACAAGTACAAAACCAGAATGTGCAGTGGAACTTGTATTATAACCCGTTAACATGTCTCAATCTTTGATTTTAAAGGAACAAAAATGAACTAGAGTGTCGAGCTTTACCTCTCAGGAATGAAGCAACAGTAAAAAGTGGTTCTTCTATAATGTCTCCATCTGCACTGATGACATCTAACTTCAAGTGAAAGCTTGAACAAAAAATCAAGTTCCTGGacttctgaaaataaaaaaaaatgaatttgcctaaaacaaaatgaaatataaatattctcAAATTAATCTAGATCACAAGAGATAGAGAATTGGCAAATGTTCAAACATACTTTGTAGCTATGTTGTCAAAAGTGTGTAATACTCAAGTCTGTTCATAATAACCACTAACTAGTCAGTGAAGTGGTCCTGTTGTCAGTAAGCTGTCAGTGGTTCGTCAACAAAGGAGCCAGTTAGACAGACTGATGATCAGTCATCAGTAACAACAGCGTCTGTTGCTCTTCTTGGTCCTTTAAGAAGCAGCATCCACTGCATTAGTGTCTCCAACAAGCAGTGAAATGTGCCTTTAGTCTCGGCTGCTTTCTTGGCTAGTGTTGctactttgttttaatattttagattctCTCTACAGAACTCTGTAGAAATATAGGACTCATTTTGGCAACATGAGAAGCACAAGTAGGTATTGTTCATTGCATTTACACAGGCACAAATGGCACAAAcattgcaaaaacaaaatcagtttgTTCTAGTCCAGTCATTGTTGGCACAGCAAAAGTTGCTTGAGCAGTTCCCAGGGAAAGTCTTTGTCTTACCGCACATGAAATATTCTGAAGAGGTCTGATTCCTCAGATGATTGCGGGTGCAAAATATATTCAAGTTACCCGTGTGAAATGACCTACCTTGTGGCACAGAAGAAAATATATCcagtttaaatgtcagtttagTATCTAGCAAAGTTAAACttaataatttaactttaacttgATTTTTGTGCCTGTGTAAATGCAACCTTAGTCTTTGTGTTCAATTCACTCCATCTCAAAGGAGGACGCtttgaagacagaaacaacagtcaacaaggccaccatactgtactgtatgtataaattatataatCTCACTTGTTTGGCGATACACTCAGTGTACACAGTTTGAGGCTTGATACATACACATGTTGGTGTAGTTCTACATAAGACTGGAGGTTTGCTTcagaaaaaacatctgcatttaATTATAGTAGTGCTCATCACAGTCGCACTTTCAGTTCACTGTGAAGTTGTTCCTCCTTTTGTAACCGAACTCGCTCCTCTACCTAAAACCTGACCTGCTGATGTGTCAGTATCGGTGTGTGCAGGCAACACAGAAGCAGACATATTCACACCTGTTGTGCGTTTTAGCTTGGCGTCTGTCAGCTCAGTGCTGTCTATGTCTGGTCAGTGCAACAACCGGATTTCCCCAAAGGGAACTCGAAAGACAGTTCCACTTTGCATTACTTCCTCTGTCAGTCACTGATATCTAAggttactgtaaataaatggtTTCATGTGTATAACTAATAATTTGACTGCCTACAGCTATGATTGTTTATGATATTCAAGCAGACCAGCGATCCTCACTCCTTCATCAAGTCAGACCCTTTGGCCCAAGTTATAGTGGACTGATTTGccttctcctctgtgtctgaatGTTTTATACTACACAGCATCTGCACATAGTGACATCAAACATAGACATGTCACACTGATGCAGACGTCACTCATTTTGTCTGGGGGACTTTTTCCAAATTGTAATTTAAGACAAATCCAATGTACTAAAAGTTCATGCACGCACTCAATTTCTAGCAGCAAATACTGTTGAAAAGACTGGAAGGTGGGGATTTACGAGTCTGTGCTCAGATTGTTTTAGATTGAAGCAGTCGTGACAGCATTGTAGGGGCTCCTTCACGTTGGATTGGAGGAGCATCGTTGGAGGAGTAGGGCGTGGCAGGTGTCACAGACTCTGACTGGTTTCGGCGAGGCGGGCAGAGGGAGCTCATTGTCAGAGCAGCTGTTACAGAAAATCTCTCCACAGTTCCTACAGTggtgctggagagagagagacagcaagagTCAGAGTTATATTGTTGTGTTTGGCTCATGGGTGCAAAtgaactgtctttttttttttttttttctaattctaatCATTTGAGGACCTGACCTTTCTTCTGGAAATGGAGAACTCCTTCTCACACAGCTTGCAGTGGCTGGCTTCCTTATCCTTTAGCCAAACCTGACCCCCCTGAAACAACATGACACAATAAAGCTCTGCTTCACTCTAACTTTACATTATTATATCACCAAGATGCACggcgccccccccccctctgaACCTCTTTTACCAATCTCTTACCGTGTTAGTGATGGAGAAAGTTTGGATGCTGTTTTTATCTCTGTAACTCAGTGTTACTTTACCTGAAGAGCTTTGTTGGCCTCTTTGATGTCCTCAATCTTCATTTTAGATCTGATGACAAAAGAGATAAGACAGTGCTATGATAAGTAAATAAAATCAACTACAGGCAAACTGAATTAAACTGTAGACTTGTGTGCATGAATGTAAATTAGATGCGATTTGTTCTAAATTAGCTAAAATAtgcaaaaggaaaaacaaacacattatgttCTTACACGAGTTCAGTTTTTAACCCTAAATTCATTAGATACAAATGTACTcattagaaaacacattttttttaaaaggcaacttttctttcaaacatttgaaataccTTTGATTCAATAAAGATTTTTAAGCCTTGTTGCAGATACATGTGTCACATTTACGAGGCTCtattacagaatatgacaggaCTGGAATATAATGTACATAACTATGTATTAattcagtgtataatcacctgaaaatatgagtTGCTATGTTTTGATGCTTAGAATGAaacctttatatctacagatcaCCTCTtccagagtctgccatgttgagtTGCCATGTTTCTatgtagcccagaacggacaaactaaacactgagtCTAGCTAGGACAGCTGCTGtaatttctccttcatgccAGTCAGAAGAGGGATTAGTGAGGGAGTTGAAATAtgcaattacaccactagatgtcacttaatcctacacactggtcctttaaacgTATACATACTCGCTTAGTTTGGAGCCTAGCTCCTCAAGAGCTTGTTCTTGGTCCTCACAGATGGTCTTCAGCTGAATGTTTTCATCCTGGAGGCGATGGAACTcctggagaaaaaacaaacaaaaacatataacaGAGGAGATGCATCACATCTGATCAAACTAgaagtgttgtagtcaagaccagctaaaccgagaccaagtcaagactaAGACCAAGGCCAAGGCAGGGCAAGAcggagtcaagaccaagaccagacagtatttAGCCTACCTAGGTATCTAACATGTGGCTAATATTTGCCACATCTCTTTGGGTGAAGCACGCACCTCGCAGCCTTCTCAGTTAGCATattgcaggatttacagactgctgtgttttcttctggaCGCTGTTGCAGATATTCTCTTTGACGTTTGACGAAGTCACTCTCTAGGAGTGCGTATGAAGGAGGGCAGTGAAGGCTAACAGAAGTGATTGGTGCCATTTGAAGCAGGAGGTTTTACCTAgttcatattcatgtttttaaattaccTGCTTCATAAAACACTGAGTTTATTTGTTGAAGGAATTTTGCAGCTGTTTGCTCGTGGTCTGGTTAAACTTCGACCTCACCTGTCCTctatttaattttctgtgtcaCGCAGGCGTTTGCTCTATAACTACAGCTGTGGTCTTGACCGGTCTTGAAATAAAacccagagtcctctttgttccaaactgagacaagaccaagaccttcaaaaagtggtcttgagaccgATCTACAACACTGCAAACTAGATCATATTTTGCAGGTGCTGggtcacacacgcacacacaacgcttctatacagtacatattttaaaacatagtTTGGTACAGTTCTTCgtctttttaccttttttagtCCATTGATCTGCAGAGCCTCTGTGCTGAGCTGAGCCAccgtatctctctctctgtctagaTCATTTTGTAATGTCTGCCTCCACTCCCTCTCTATCTTCAGGTCCGTCTCCAGCTGCTGGctacaaaaacaccacaaatatgtaaatacagtaaCAAGAATAAAGATGACAAACAGAGGTATACCGAGTAACAGATTACATTAGGGCACACTTGTTTGTGCAGGTTTTTGGGAAGAGTTGTGGAAAACTTTAAACAGTTTTACtggtctttaaaaaaaacattaacagcaACAGTTGGCTTACCATGCTACACATCTTATAGTGTAaatagtctctctctcttctagaTCAAGTGCTCATATATGTGTGCATGACTCAACCAGGCAGTTTGTCTTTGGAAGGGTTTTGCTTACAGTTGCCTTTCTCTGTGTTCGATCTGCCGCTGCAGGCTGTCGGCCTTGTTGGCAAAGTCCAACTTGAAGCGTCTGGTTCCCTCCTCCGCCGAGGTGCGgtgcctctctgcctcctgtAATCTGCACCATTATAACCAGGGACAAACTCAGGAccatggagagaaaaaactggGGGGGTGATGGGGGActggagggagagggagaaaagaacaGGGGAAGACGCGAAGGAGGATGACGGGCAAGGAGGGAGGTTAGGGATTGGGATTTCTGGGTAAAAGGAGAGATGAGGATAAATGAAGAAGGTTGGGGTTGTAATATGCACTGTTACAACACCAGAGGGTAAAACTGAAGAGTGTGGTGAAAGTCAAATTTGGGAATTCAAAAAGGGAACAGTAGGGAATACAAAGGTCAA
The Larimichthys crocea isolate SSNF chromosome VIII, L_crocea_2.0, whole genome shotgun sequence genome window above contains:
- the hnrnph3 gene encoding heterogeneous nuclear ribonucleoprotein H3 isoform X1, coding for MSLNEEGYVVRIRGLPWSCTQEEVASFFSDCDIIGKVNGVCFTYSKEGRPSGEAFIELKTSEDFRNALAKDRKYMGHRYIEVFKSNRSEMDWVLKRSGPADYDSCSGCMLRLRGLPFGCSKEEIVQFFSGLRIVPNGITLPVDYQGRSTGEAFVQFASKEIAEKALGKHKERIGHRYIEIFKSSRNEIRAYYELPRRGMGGQRPGPYDRPVMGGPRGGFFGPTPGRGGSLMDTMRSGGGYGGGYGGFDSYNGFNNYCFGNGMFDERVRGERGGRGLGGHGYSSQSDGCSGFHSGHFVHMRGLPFRATEGDIAKFFSPLNPMRVHIDVAPNGKSTGEADVEFRSHEDAVAAMSKDKNHMQHRYIELFLNSTASGAAEMSRGSGGGGGGGGGYYGNSGGGGGSRSSGLRGAY
- the hnrnph3 gene encoding heterogeneous nuclear ribonucleoprotein H3 isoform X2 gives rise to the protein MGHRYIEVFKSNRSEMDWVLKRSGPADYDSCSGCMLRLRGLPFGCSKEEIVQFFSGLRIVPNGITLPVDYQGRSTGEAFVQFASKEIAEKALGKHKERIGHRYIEIFKSSRNEIRAYYELPRRGMGGQRPGPYDRPVMGGPRGGFFGPTPGRGGSLMDTMRSGGGYGGGYGGFDSYNGFNNYCFGNGMFDERVRGERGGRGLGGHGYSSQSDGCSGFHSGHFVHMRGLPFRATEGDIAKFFSPLNPMRVHIDVAPNGKSTGEADVEFRSHEDAVAAMSKDKNHMQHRYIELFLNSTASGAAEMSRGSGGGGGGGGGYYGNSGGGGGSRSSGLRGAY